A stretch of Mucilaginibacter terrae DNA encodes these proteins:
- the treY gene encoding malto-oligosyltrehalose synthase, whose amino-acid sequence MNNPVATYRLQFNSTFTFDDFERIIPYLQKLGVSTIYASPVFEAVPGSTHGYDGVNPHHINPEIGTEKQLKAISAKLQKDNIGWLQDIVPNHMGFHHHNPWLMDVLEKGKLSLYATFFDATWSSALFKDEPLMVPFLGSNLAKAIANNELILAYEQQQGLVLQYAESWYPLSAASYISVLQAIDNAELKQVQSLVKSINTLPTTDVGTYAIKWQGIKQKLIKALNEDDFKQHFEQCLNQINQNKEQLTQLANNQAYRLCNWQETDQSINFRRFFTVNGLICLNIQDKAVFDHFHQFIKHQVQAGVFQGLRIDHIDGLYDPSQYLERLRQLAGEETYIVAEKILEHGEELPTEWPLQGTSGYDYLAILNNLFTNPAAKKRFTAFYEDLVDSEQPISEQIKQKKAAILFDHMGGELENLYQLFKKLRLTDKKILSGLDTDLIKKAIAQLLILCPVYRYYGNQLPLQNAEYDAVKAIFKQAKQENKELRPALNLLEIVLLEKPKLGSADYNQRAVQFYQRLMQFSGPLMAKGVEDTLMYTYNRFIGHNEVGDAPEAFGIGVKEFHKLMKQRQKQWPVAINGTSTHDTKRGEDVRARLNALTDLSKTWLKTVKQWQEVNADLKTSEAPDPNDEYFIYQTLVGAYPMPGEPDDNFAERLKEYLTKALREAKTNSNWAHPDEEYEKATLNFATALLDQDGEFWPLFLAFQQKIADYGIVNSLAQVLIKFTSPGVPDVYQGTELWDLSLVDPDNRRPVNYDLRNSFLEEFERADNTSALLNNLWETRYNGAIKQFITHKLFAQRREQAGVFANGSYIPLKVKGAYDDYIIAYARRYQQQWYITIAPVNLAELCRDQDRADNELKWRNTRVILPPEAPAEWQNIFTGTTGKTNENSIRIKDVFKELPLALLKMQSPESNRGAGILMHITSLPSPFGVGDLGPEAYNFADSLSRSGQKYWQLLPLNPTGAEQQFSPYSSVSSMAGNTLLISPALLVEAGLLSADDIKGFQLPVNAKVNYTEAQHIKNQLLSRAYQNFTSGEFKLLSNQFEQFKQQEAYWLDDFAIYMALKQNNNNEPWYEWPAEYRQRKAPAIKRFATQHEAEITELKWQQFIFERQWADLKAYCQQQNITLFGDIPFYVSHDSVDVWANPDSFSLNTEGQMLGVAGVPPDYFNADGQLWSMPVYRWDAMKARGYDWWIKRLRKNMQLFELIRLDHFRAFSAYWEVPAGDETAKNGKWKPGPGRNFFISIKQALGKLPFVAEDLGEIDEPVFNLRDEFELPGMKILQFAFGDDVAASLYIPHNYAENYLVYTGTHDNNTTVGWFNQDVNKSTKKQIEQYTGQSVKAKNIHDVLARQAYSSTAKIAILPLQDVIGLDETARMNNPSSVKNNWVWRLTTVLDTNVEEKLLQWVRLYHRV is encoded by the coding sequence ATGAATAACCCTGTTGCTACCTATCGTCTTCAGTTTAACTCCACCTTTACGTTCGATGATTTTGAGCGCATTATTCCCTACCTGCAAAAATTAGGCGTAAGTACTATTTACGCTTCGCCGGTTTTTGAGGCAGTTCCGGGTAGTACGCATGGATATGATGGTGTTAATCCGCACCACATAAACCCCGAAATTGGCACCGAAAAGCAACTGAAAGCCATTAGCGCCAAACTGCAAAAAGACAACATAGGCTGGCTGCAGGATATTGTGCCTAACCACATGGGCTTTCATCACCACAACCCGTGGTTAATGGATGTGCTGGAGAAAGGCAAGTTATCGTTATACGCAACGTTTTTTGATGCCACATGGTCGAGCGCCTTATTTAAAGACGAGCCTTTAATGGTTCCGTTTTTAGGTAGCAACTTAGCAAAGGCAATAGCCAATAATGAATTAATATTAGCTTACGAACAGCAACAAGGCTTAGTGCTTCAATATGCCGAAAGCTGGTATCCGTTAAGTGCGGCTTCATACATTAGTGTATTACAGGCCATTGATAACGCCGAATTAAAACAGGTGCAAAGCCTGGTTAAAAGCATCAATACATTACCTACAACTGATGTGGGCACTTACGCCATTAAATGGCAGGGCATTAAACAAAAGCTGATTAAGGCCCTCAACGAAGACGATTTTAAACAACATTTTGAGCAGTGCCTCAATCAAATTAATCAAAACAAAGAGCAGCTTACCCAACTGGCTAACAACCAGGCTTACCGTTTATGTAACTGGCAGGAAACTGACCAAAGCATAAATTTCCGCCGCTTCTTTACCGTAAACGGATTAATATGCCTTAATATCCAGGACAAAGCGGTATTTGATCATTTTCACCAGTTTATTAAGCACCAGGTACAAGCGGGTGTTTTTCAAGGCTTACGCATCGATCATATTGATGGGTTATACGACCCAAGCCAATACCTCGAGCGCCTGCGCCAACTGGCAGGAGAAGAAACCTACATTGTTGCCGAAAAAATACTGGAGCATGGCGAGGAACTGCCCACCGAATGGCCTTTACAAGGCACATCGGGGTATGATTATTTGGCCATATTAAACAACCTGTTTACCAATCCCGCAGCAAAAAAACGCTTCACTGCTTTTTACGAAGATCTGGTTGACAGTGAGCAGCCGATAAGCGAACAGATCAAACAGAAAAAAGCAGCCATCCTGTTCGATCATATGGGCGGTGAGTTGGAAAACCTATACCAACTGTTTAAAAAGCTCCGCCTAACTGATAAGAAAATATTATCGGGCCTGGATACCGACCTGATCAAGAAAGCTATTGCCCAGCTTTTGATATTATGCCCGGTGTACCGATATTATGGCAATCAGCTACCCTTACAAAATGCCGAATATGATGCCGTAAAAGCAATATTTAAACAAGCTAAACAGGAGAATAAAGAATTACGACCAGCACTTAACCTGCTGGAAATTGTATTGCTGGAAAAACCAAAGCTGGGCAGCGCCGATTATAATCAGCGCGCTGTGCAGTTTTACCAGCGCCTGATGCAGTTTAGCGGCCCTTTGATGGCTAAAGGCGTTGAAGATACACTTATGTACACCTACAACCGCTTTATTGGGCACAACGAGGTGGGCGATGCACCAGAGGCATTTGGCATTGGAGTTAAAGAGTTTCACAAACTCATGAAGCAGCGGCAAAAGCAATGGCCGGTGGCTATAAACGGCACATCAACCCATGATACTAAACGGGGCGAGGATGTACGCGCGCGCCTGAACGCACTTACCGATCTATCTAAAACCTGGCTTAAAACGGTAAAACAGTGGCAGGAAGTAAACGCTGACTTAAAAACAAGCGAAGCGCCAGACCCCAATGATGAATACTTTATTTATCAAACCCTGGTGGGTGCTTACCCTATGCCCGGCGAACCTGATGATAATTTTGCCGAGCGCTTAAAAGAGTACCTCACCAAGGCCCTGCGCGAGGCTAAAACTAACTCCAATTGGGCGCATCCTGATGAAGAGTATGAAAAAGCTACCTTAAATTTTGCCACAGCGTTATTAGATCAGGATGGTGAGTTTTGGCCTTTATTCTTGGCGTTTCAACAAAAAATTGCCGATTATGGTATTGTGAACTCTTTGGCGCAGGTGTTGATTAAATTTACCAGTCCGGGTGTGCCGGATGTTTACCAGGGAACCGAACTTTGGGATTTAAGTTTAGTTGATCCTGATAACCGCCGCCCGGTTAATTACGATTTACGAAATAGCTTTTTAGAGGAGTTTGAAAGAGCGGATAATACTTCGGCATTGCTCAATAATTTATGGGAAACCCGTTACAATGGAGCTATTAAACAATTCATCACCCACAAGCTATTTGCTCAACGGCGCGAACAGGCCGGGGTATTTGCCAACGGCAGTTACATCCCGCTAAAAGTAAAAGGTGCTTATGATGATTATATTATTGCGTACGCGCGTCGTTATCAGCAGCAGTGGTACATTACCATTGCTCCGGTAAACTTAGCCGAGCTTTGCCGCGACCAGGACCGTGCCGACAACGAGCTTAAATGGCGCAATACAAGGGTTATATTACCACCCGAAGCACCCGCCGAGTGGCAAAACATATTTACCGGCACTACCGGCAAGACCAACGAAAACAGCATCCGTATAAAAGATGTATTTAAAGAGTTGCCGCTGGCTCTGCTCAAAATGCAATCTCCCGAAAGTAATCGGGGTGCGGGTATATTGATGCACATTACATCTTTACCATCTCCTTTTGGTGTGGGCGATTTAGGACCGGAGGCTTACAACTTTGCCGATTCGTTAAGCCGCTCGGGACAAAAATACTGGCAGTTATTACCCTTGAACCCAACGGGTGCCGAGCAACAGTTTTCGCCATACAGCTCGGTAAGCAGCATGGCGGGTAATACGTTATTGATTAGTCCGGCGCTATTGGTTGAAGCCGGATTGCTTAGTGCAGACGATATTAAAGGTTTCCAGTTGCCGGTGAATGCTAAGGTTAATTACACCGAAGCTCAGCATATTAAAAACCAGTTATTAAGCCGGGCTTATCAGAATTTTACCAGCGGAGAGTTCAAATTACTCAGTAATCAATTTGAACAATTTAAGCAACAAGAGGCGTATTGGCTGGATGATTTTGCCATTTACATGGCCTTAAAACAAAACAATAACAACGAACCCTGGTACGAATGGCCTGCTGAATACCGCCAGCGTAAAGCACCAGCTATAAAGCGTTTTGCCACACAGCACGAAGCCGAAATTACTGAACTCAAATGGCAGCAGTTTATTTTTGAACGCCAATGGGCCGATTTGAAAGCCTACTGCCAACAACAAAACATCACCCTCTTTGGCGATATTCCGTTCTATGTAAGTCATGATTCGGTTGATGTATGGGCTAACCCTGATAGCTTTAGCTTAAATACTGAGGGACAAATGCTTGGGGTTGCAGGTGTACCTCCTGATTATTTTAATGCCGATGGGCAGCTTTGGAGCATGCCGGTTTACCGCTGGGATGCTATGAAAGCCCGGGGTTACGATTGGTGGATTAAACGCCTACGCAAGAACATGCAATTGTTTGAACTGATCAGGTTAGATCACTTCCGTGCATTTTCGGCCTACTGGGAAGTGCCCGCAGGTGATGAAACCGCTAAAAACGGTAAATGGAAACCCGGCCCGGGCCGCAACTTTTTTATCTCCATTAAACAGGCATTAGGTAAGCTACCGTTTGTGGCCGAGGACTTGGGCGAGATAGACGAACCTGTATTTAACCTGCGGGATGAATTTGAATTACCGGGGATGAAAATACTCCAGTTTGCCTTTGGCGATGATGTGGCCGCATCATTATACATACCGCACAATTACGCAGAAAACTACCTGGTATATACTGGTACACATGATAATAATACCACGGTAGGCTGGTTTAACCAGGATGTAAACAAAAGCACCAAAAAGCAAATTGAGCAGTATACCGGCCAGTCGGTTAAGGCAAAAAACATTCATGACGTATTAGCGCGCCAGGCTTACTCTTCTACCGCTAAAATAGCCATACTGCCACTACAGGATGTAATTGGGTTAGATGAAACAGCAAGAATGAACAACCCATCATCAGTTAAAAACAACTGGGTATGGCGTTTAACCACTGTACTGGATACTAACGTAGAGGAAAAACTATTGCAATGGGTAAGGTTATACCACCGGGTATAA